The window TCATCAGAGAAAATCGTGAAAGCTGTAAAATCTACAGGTGCAGTGGTTGTGGGTCCTATTCCACTTCCAACGAAAAAAGAAAAATTTACTGTTTTGAAATCTCCACACGTGAATAAAAAAGCGAGAGAGCAATTTCAGTTGTGTACTTATAAGAGATTAGTTGATATCTACTCTAATAGTTCTAAAACAGTAGACGCATTGATGAAAATCGAACTTCCAAGTGGAGTTGATGTAGAAATCAAGGTGTGATCTAACTGCTTCATACGAGTAAAAAACCTATACCGGAAACGGTATAGGTTTTTTTTTGAACAAATTTTTTGTTTTAATTTTTCCTCGACTTGAAATTTTCAACTGTTCTCTCGGATTTACTAAGCTAATTGTTTGAAAATATTCATGTTGCAGTTTGTTACCTGAAATTAAATTGCTAACTTTGCAATCCTTTAAAGGGGACAGGTGTGTATACACTTGTGAATCATTGTATATCATATATCCAAAGATGTCTGGAATAATAGGTAAGAAAATCGGAATGACTAGTATTTTTAGTGCCGATGGACGAAATGTCGCATGCACGTTAATAGAAGCTGGTCCTTGCGTAGTTACGCAAGTAAAAAATGTTGAAACAGACGGGTACAACGCTGTACAGTTGTCTTATGGTGAGCGTAAAGAAAAAAATACGCCTAAGCCATTAATCGGCCATTTTAAAAAGGCCGGTACGACTCCAAAGCAGAAAGTTGTTGAGTTTAGGGATTTCAGAGTGGAATTCGAAGGTCAGGTTGACATGGGTAAAACCGTGGTATCTGACAAGATCTTTGTTGAGGGCGATTTTATTGATGCCATAGGAACATCCAAAGGAAAAGGTTTCCAGGGTGTTGTTAAGCGTCATGGTTTTGCTGGTGTTGGTGGGGCCACTCATGGTCAGCACAACAGACAACGTCATCCAGGTTCTATCGGTGCTTGCTCTTGGCCCTCAAGGGTTTTTAAAGGCATGAGAATGGCAGGAAGAACCGGTGGTAACAGGGTCAAAGTACTTAACTTAAAAGTACTTAAAATATATCCTGAAAAGAACTTGCTATTAGTTAGTGGTTCTATACCGGGAGCCAAAAATTCTTTTGTGATTCTAGAGAAGTAATAAGATGGAATTAGCAATATTAAAACAAACCGGTGAAGAAACCGGAAGGAAGATCACGCTCTCTGAAGATATTTTCGCCATAGAGCCGAATGATCATGCCATATACTTGGATGTAAAACAGTATTTGGCCAATAGAAGACAAGGAACGCATAAATCTAAGGAAAGAGCCGAGATTGCTGGTTCTACCAAAAAGATTAAAAAGCAAAAAGGTACAGGTAGTGCTCGAGCAGGTTCTATCAAATCTCCAATTTTCAGAGGAGGAGGAAGAGTATTTGGACCAAAACCGAGAGACTATTCTTTCAAGTTAAATAAGAAATTGAAGCAGGTTGCCAGAAAATCTGCCTTGACTTACAAAGCCAAAGAAAACGGCTTGGTAATTTTAGAAGATTTGGTTTTTGATGCACCTAAGACCAAAGATTACATCAACTTATTGGCTAAATTATCTTTATCAGATAAAAAGACTTTGTTAGTGGTTGGTGAAAATAATCCAAATGTTTATTTGTCTTCCAGGAATGTACAAAAAGCTAAAGTAAGGGTATTCAGTGAGTTGAACACTTACGAACTTCTTGATGCTGATAGTTTAGTTCTTTGCGAAGGTGCAGTAAGTAAGTTAGAAACCCTTTTATCGAAGTAAAATCATGGATATATTAAAAAGACCTTTAATTACAGAAAAGATCTCAGCCATGAATGAACGTGGGGTATATGGATTTGTAGTTGAAAAAACTGCGAAAAAGCCTCAAATAAAAGATGCTGTAGAGAAAATGTACGGTGTCAAGGTGGTTGAAGTACGCACCATGCGCTATGCTGCAAAGAAAAAGACTAGGTACACCAAAGCAAAGATTGTTTCTGGTTATACCAACACTTTTAAAAAGGCAATGGTACAGGTAGCAGAAGGAGAAATCATTGATTTTTACGGAGAAATTTAATTGAATCAGAGCAATGGCAGTTAAAAAATTAAAACCTGTAACTCCTGGTACCCGTTTTAGAGTGGCGCCTTCATTTGATGAAATCACCACATCTAAGCCGGAGAAAAGCCTTTTGGCACCTTTGAAAAAAAGCGGAGGCAGGAACCATAGTGGTAAAATGACCTCCAGGTATCTTGGAGGAGGACATAAAAAAAGACTTAGGATTGTCGATTTCAAAAGAAATAAAGAAGGCATTCCTGCAGTAGTAAAAACAATAGAATACGATCCAAACAGAACGGCAAGGATAGCCTTGTTGTTTTACAAGGATGGTTCTAAAGCATATATGATTGCTCCTGAGGGACTTGAAGTTGGCCAGACAGTAATTACTGGTGAAGGCGCAAGTCCGGAAGTAGGCAATACTTTGTATTTGAAAGATATTCCTTTGGGTACAATCATTCATAACATTGAGCTTAAGCCTGGTAAAGGTGGCGCCATGGCCAGAAGTGCAGGTGGATATGCACAACTTTTGGCTAGGGAAGGAAAATACGTTACCCTAAAATTGCCTTCTGGCGAAATGAGAGTAGTTTTGGGTTCATGTAAAGCTACAATTGGTACTGTTTCAAATGGTGACCACATGAATGTAGTACTAGGAAAAGCCGGTCGTAAGAGATGGCTAGGAAGAAGACCTCGTACTAGAGGTGTGGCGATGAACCCTGTAGATCACCCAATGGGTGGTGGTGAAGGCCGTTCTTCAGGTGGTCATCCAAGATCTAGAACAGGCTTGTTGTCTAAGGGCAAGAAAACCCGTTCGCCTAAAAAGTACTCCAATAAATTTATCATTAGCAGAAGAACTAAGTAAACATGGCACGTTCGTTAAAAAAAGGCCCATATATAGAGCACCATTTGTTAAAAAAAGTGGATGTCATGAACGAATCTGGGAAGAAATCTGTGATCAAAACCTGGTCAAGGAGGTCAATGATTTCTCCGGATTTTGTAGGACTAACCTTTGCAGTGCATAATGGAAACAAGTTTATCCCGGTATTTGTGACTGACAATATGGTTGGACACAAACTAGGTGAATTTGCACCTACTAGGAATTTCCGTGGACACATTGCCAAAAAAGATAAAGGAAAGAGATAATCATGGAAGCTATAGCAAAATTAAACAATGTTCCTACCTCTCCCAGAAAGATGCGTCTGGTTGCGGATCTAGTAAGGGGAAAAAAAGTTGGTCAGGCATTAAGCATCTTGAAATTTACGCCTAATCATGGATCTATCAGGCTTGAGAAATTATTGTTATCCGCTATTGCCAACTGGCAAGCGAAAAACCCTGATGAAAAGCTTGAAGATGCCGATTTGTATATAAAGACCATCTCTGTAGATGGAGGTAGGATGTTAAAAAGGCTTAGACCTGCACCTCAGGGTAGAGCTCATAGAATCCGTAAAAGATCAAATCATGTAACGCTAGTAGTAGACTCCGTAGAAGGAGATGTTACCGCTGATATTGTTGAATCAAATGAAAAAGTAAACTAAAATATGGGACAAAAAGTTAACCCAATTGGTTTAAGGCTTGGTATCATTAAGGGGTGGGACTCTAACTGGTATGGAGGACGCGATTTCGCTGATAAGCTTTATGAAGACCAGAATATCAGAAAGTACGTCTTTGCCAGAATACCCAAAGGAGGTATTTCCAAGGTAATTATTGAAAGGACTCTAAAGAGGATTACCCTTACCATCCAAACTGCCCGACCTGGTGTAGTTATTGGTAAAGGAGGATCTGAGGTAGACAAGCTTAAGGAAGAACTTAAGAAGATTACAGATAAGGATATTCAAATCAACATATTTGAAATCAAACGTCCTGAATTAGATGCTAAGTTGGTTGGTGAATCCATTGCACAGCAATTGGAAGCTAGGATTTCTTTTAGGAGAGCGATGAAGCAATCCATAGCTGCTACCATGAGAGTAGGAGCCGAAGGAATTAAAGTTAAACTTTCCGGAAGATTAGGTGGTGCTGAAATGGCCAGATCTGAAATGTACAAAGAAGGTAGAATTCCATTGCACACCATTCGTGCAGACGTGGATTATGCGCTTTCTGAAGCACAAACTGTCTATGGTAAAATAGGTATCAAAGTTTGGATTTTCAAAGGTGAAGTATACGGTAAAAGAGACTTGTCTCCAAATGCCGGGCTAAGCAATGATTCCAAAGGAAATGCTCCTTCAGGCAACAGAAGAAGAAGAGAAGGTGGGCCTAAGAGAAGAAAAAGAAACAACTAAAAATCCTTAACTGAGCAATCATGTTACAGCCAAGAAGAACGAAATTTAGAAAAATGCATAAAGGGAGGATCAAAGGAATTGCCCAAAGAGGTCATACTTTGGCCTTTGGTAATTTTGGCATCAAATCCCTTGAGCCTGGATGGATCACTTCGAGACAAATAGAAGCTGCCCGTATTGCAATGACAAGAGCAATGAAAAGGGAAGGACAAGTTTGGATCCGAATATTTCCAGATAAACCGATCACTAAAAAGCCTGCAGAGGTAAGGATGGGTAAAGGTAAAGGAGCTCCTGAATACTGGGTGGCAGTTATCAAGCCAGGAACAATCCTTTTTGAAGCTACCGGTGTTTCTGTGGAAGTTGCACAGGAAGCCCTTAGATTAGCGCAACAAAAGCTTCCTGTAAGTACAAAATTTATCGTACGTAGAGATTACGTTGGATCATAAGCTGATGAAAAATTCTGAAATCAACGCTCTAAATGAGAGCGAATTAAAATCCCGCATTGAAGCGGAGAGGGAGAACTTGACAAAATTACGTTTTGCTCATGCCATATCCCCTATAGAGAATCCAAATAGAATAAGAGAATCAAGGCGTTTGGTTGCTAGGTTGAATACATTTTTACGAGCCAAACAACTAGCTAAATAAGAAACAAAATGGCTACTACAGATAGAAACCTTCGTAAAGAAAGAATAGGAAAGGTAGTTAGCAACAAAATGGATAAATCCATAACCGTAGCGGTAGAGCGTAGAGTAAAACACCCTATTTACGGTAAATTTGTTGGTAAAACTACCAAATTCATGGCTCATGACGAAAACAATGATTGTAAGCAAGGAGACTTGGTTAAAATCAGTGAGACTCGTCCGCTGAGTAAGAACAAACGTTGGAGATTGGTTGAAATAATAGAAAGGGCATTATAAATCATGATACAGCAAGAATCCAGATTAAGTGTTGCGGATAATTCAGGTGCAAAAGAAGTACTTGTCATCCGTGTTTTGGGAGGAACCAAAAGAAGGTATGCCTCTATTGGAGACAAGGTTGTAGTCACTGTGAAATCAGCCCTATCATCCAGTAATATGAAAAAAGGTACCGTTTCTAAAGCGGTAATTGTAAGGACCAAAAAAGAGGTCCGAAGAAAAGATGGTTCGTATATTCGATTTGAAGACAATGCGGCTGTGCTTTTAAACAACAATGACGAACCTAGAGGAACCCGTATTTTTGGCCCAGTTGCCAGGGAACTTAGGGAAAAGCAGTTTATGAAAATTGTATCGTTAGCCCCTGAAGTATTGTAATCATGGAAAGAAAATTTAATAAACAACCAAAATTGCATATCAAAACCGGAGATACCGTATTGGTTATCGCAGGAGATGATAAAGGCAACAAAGGTAAGATCCTTTCTGTTGACCGAGCCAAAAGAAGAGCAATCGTAGAAGGTTTGAATATGGTAACCAAACATATTAAACCAACCACCAACTCTCCTCAAGGCGGTATAGAAAAGAAAGAGGCGCCCATCCATATCAGTAATCTTAAGTTGGTTGATCCTAAAAGTGGAGAAGCTACTAGAATTGGCAGAAAAAAGGATGAGGACGGAAAATTAGTAAGGTACTCTAAGAAAACCGGGGAGGTGATCAATGGCTAAACCTAGATTAAAAGAAAAATTCGATAGCGAAATCAAATCTGAATTGAAAGAAAAATTTCAATTTCAGAGTGTGATGGAAGTTCCTAAGTTGACCAAAATTGTATTGAATAAAGGTATTGGTGCAGCTGTAGCAGATAAAAAACTCGTAGATCAAGGTGTTGAAGAACTTACTTTGATTACCGGTCAGAGAGCTGTTGCAACCAAAGCCAAAAACTCTATCTCTAACTTTAAATTGAGAGATGGAATGCCTATCGGTGCAAAAGTGACGCTTAGAGGGTATAAAATGTATGAATTCCTTGATCGTTTGGTAAGCATTGCGCTTCCAAGGGTGAGGGATTTTAAAGGCATTTCTGACAAAGGATTTGATGGCAGAGGAAATTATACTTTGGGTGTAACAGAACAAATTATTTTCCCTGAAATCAGTATTGAGAAAGTCAACAGAATTTCTGGTATGGATATCACTTTGGTGACTACCGCAAAAACTGATGAAGAGGCACATGCATTGTTGAAGTCTCTTGGAATGCCATTTGTTAATAACAATAAAGAAGAATAATCATGGCAAGAGAATCGATCAAAGCCCGCGAAAGAAAAAGAGAACGCATGGTGGCCAAGTATGCCCATAAGCGCGCGGAACTTAAAGCAGCAGGTGACTACGAAGCTTTGGATAAACTTCCAAAAAATGCTTCACCAGTAAGACTTCACAATCGTTGCAAACTTACCGGCCGTCCGAAAGGATATATGAGAAAATTTGGCATCAATCGGGTTACTTTTAGAGAAATGGCTTCTGCTGGTAAAATTCCGGGTGTAACCAAGTCTAGCTGGTAAAAATTATATAATAGTTTTTATTCTTAATTTCATTGTGTAACTTTGCAGGCCCGTTAGGGTTTTGTAGTTAGACTAATACAAATATGACTGATCCAATAGCTGATTATCTAACCAGGTTGAGGAATGCCATCAAGGCAGCTCACCGGATAGTAGAAATACCTGCTTCAAACATGAAAAAAGAACTTACTAAAGTTCTTCATGAAAAAGGGTACATTCAGAATTATAAATTTGTTGAGGATGGACCACAGGGAACTATCAAAATAGCCCTGAAGTACAATCCTCAAACAAAGGTTAATTCTATTGTAAATCTTACAAGAGTAAGTAAGCCAGGTTTAAGAAAATATGTAGATAAAGAATCTCTTCCTAGAGTAATTAATGGTTTGGGAATCGCAATTCTTTCTACGTCAAAAGGAGTGATGACTGACAAAGAAGCCCGAGTTGAAGGAATTGGTGGCGAAGTGCTTTGTTACGTTTACTAATAAATTGATATGTCTAGAATAGGTAAAAAACCGATAAATCTACCTGCGGGTGTGACTGTAGACGTTGCTGATCATAATCAGATAACTGTTAAAGGTCCCAAAGGTACGCTGACTCAGGATGTTCATCCTGATTTTGAAGTAGAAAATAAAGAAGGTAACTTGGTCATTAGTAGACCAACGGACTCGAAACGCCACAAATCATTGCATGGACTTTATCGTTCATTGCTAAACAACATGGTGATAGGTGTAAGCGAAGGTTACAAAAAAGAATTGGAACTGGTAGGTGTGGGTTATAAAGCCGCAAATCAAGGTCAAATTCTTGAGCTTTCTCTGGGATATTCACATAACATCTTTTTGATGGTCCCTGATGAAGTTGCTGTCAAAACAGAAACCCCTAAAGGTAAAAACCCTTTGGTTACTTTAGAGAGTATCGACAAGGAATTAATAGGTCAGGTAGCTGCTAAAATAAGATCACTACGTAAAGTTGAGCCTTTCAAAGGTAAAGGTGTAAGGTTTGTAGGAGAAATTATTAGACGTAAAGCTGGTAAAACTGCCGCTAAAAAATAATTAGAAGATGGCTTTCAAGAAAAAAACTAGAAGACTGAGAATTAAGAGAGGTATCCGAAGGAAAATTTCAGGTACTGATGCCAGGCCAAGACTTTCTGTGTTCAAAAGTAATACAGGAATATACGCACAATTGATTGACGATTTGAAAGGTCAAACTCTTGCAGCAGCTTCATCCAAAGAGTTGGGTGCTAAAAAGAATGTAAACGTATCTGTTTCTAAAGAAGTTGGTAAAAAATTAGCTGAGAAAGCTGTTTCCAATGGGTTGAACGAAGTTGTTTTTGACAGAAGTGGATATCTTTATCATGGAAATGTAAAAGCTTTGGCAGAAGGTGCCAGAGAAGGAGGCCTTAAATTTTAATCATTATGTCCCAAGTAAGTAAAAGACCCATCAGGGCTACAGATACAGAATTAACCGAAAAAGTTGTTGCCATTAATCGTGTAGCAAAGGTTGTGAAAGGTGGACGTAGATTCTCCTTTTCTGCAATCGTTGTTGTTGGTGATGGTAACGGAGTAGTTGGTTATGGCTTAGGTAAAGCCAATGAGGTAACAGATGCCATAACCAAAGGTATAGAAGATGCTAAGAAGAATTTGATTAAAGTTCCATTGCTTAAAGGTACTATCCCGCACGAACAGTTGGGTAAGTATGGCGGCGGATTGGTTTTGATTAAACCTGCAGCCCCTGGTACTGGAGTTTTGGCCGGTGGTTCTATGCGTGCCGTATTGGAAAGTGCTGGTTACACAGACATCCTTGCCAAGTCTAAAGGTTCTTCCAACCCACATAATGTGGTAAAAGCGACCATAGAAGCGCTTATGAAATTGAGAGATGCTATTGCTGTTTCTCAACAGAGAAGGGTAAAAATTTCTAAAGTTTTTAACGGTTAGGAAAATGGCAAAACTACAAATCACTCAAATACGGAGTACAATCAATAGACCAAAATCCCAAAAAGCTACCATTACGGCTTTAGGATTAGGCAAGATCAACAAAACTGTAGAGAAAGAGAATACTCCTCAGTTACAAGGTATGATCCAAAAAATTAGCCATCTAGTTAAGGTACAAGAAGTTTAAAATTGACTGACTTTACAGTTGTTCAATTTTTAAACCAATCGAAAATCTAAGTAAAATGAAATTACATACATTAAAACCAGCGGAAGGCTCCACAAAAACCAGAAAAAGGATCGGTAGAGGTCAGGGTTCTGGAAGAGGAGGTACATCCACTAAAGGTCATAAAGGTGCGAAATCCAGATCTGGTTACAAAACCAAACTAGGTTTTGAAGGTGGTCAAATGCCTTTACAACGTAGGGTACCAAAATTTGGATTTACGAATCACAATAGGGTTGCCTATCAAGCCGTAAATCTTGATACTATCCAAGAATTGGCTGCTAAGCTTAATATTGAGAGTATAGATTTTGATGTTTTACATGAAAATGGCTTAGTTTCCAAAAAAGATCTTGTAAAAGTCCTAGGAAGAGGCGAACTTACTTCAAAAATAAATGTAAGTGCCCACAGTTTCTCTGCTAGTGCCATAGCGGCGATTGAAAAAGTTGGAGGATCTGTAAATAAGATTTAATACATGAAAAAGTTTATTACAACAGTAAAGAACATCTTTTCGATTGAGGATTTAAGAATCAGAATCTTAAATACAATTGGTTTGCTAATTGTTTTTAGAATTGGATCCTTTGTCGTCTTACCAGGTGTTGATCCAAGTCGCCTTGGAGAGGCTGCCACTGGTATATTCGGATTGATTGATACCTTTTTAGGTGGTTCTTTCAGTAGGGCGTCCATCTTTGGCTTGGGTATTATGCCCTATATATCTGCTTCGATTGTTTTGCAATTGTTGACTGTTGGCGTACCCTATTTTCAAAAATTACAAAAGGAGGGTGAATCCGGAAGAAAGCGGATCAATCAGATTACCAGAGTGTTAACCATCCTAATTACTTTGGCTCAGGGAGTTGGCTATATTACTGCTACTATTCCTGATGAAGCCATTGTTATTAACAAAACGCTTTTCATGACATCTGCTCTTATTTTATTAACTGCAGGAACGATGTTCTGTATGTGGATAGGTGAGAAGATTACTGAAAAGGGAATTGGAAATGGTATCTCTATGTTGATTATGATTGGTATCATATCTGCCTTGCCCGGAGCCATTATCTCTGAAAGTTTGTCTAAAGGTGGCGGAGGTATCTTATTATTACTTCTAGAAGCTGTGATTCTATTCTTTGTTGTAGTAGGTGTTGTAGCACTTACAGAAGCAGTAAGGAGAATCCCGGTGCAATATGCCAAGCAAGTAGTGGGAGGTAAAGTGTATGGCGGTCAACGTCAATATATCCCCATTAAAGTCAATGCTTCCGGTGTTATGCCCATTATCTTTGCCCAGTCTCTGATGTTTTTACCTGCCTTGATTGCTCAAATTTGGGCAGAAGACAGTGATATAGCATCTTATATTGGCACAACCTTTAGTGATTTCACTTCCTGGCAATACAATCTTGTCTTTGCTGTAATGATCATACTTTTCACCTTTTTCTATACTGCAATTACCGTAAACCCGGAGCAGATTGCTGAGGATATGAAAAGAAATGGCGGCTTTGTTCCAGGTATCAAACCCGGGGGACCTACTGCTGACTTCATTGACAATATTATTTCTAGGATTACTTTGCCTGGATCCATTTTATTAGCACTTGTTGCAATTATGCCGGCTTTTGCTATCATTGCAGGGGTGAGTAGTGAGTTTGCCCAATTTTATGGAGGTACCTCACTGTTGATTATGGTTGGAGTTATCTTGGATACACTTCGTCAGATTGAAAGTTATCTGTTGATGAGACATTACGAAGGCATGATGAAAAGTGGAAACATGAAAAATGATCCTTCAAGTTATGCAGTGGCTTAAATATGATACAGTTTAAGTCTGAAGAAGAAATTGAAATAATTAAGGAAAGTGCGCTGATTTTAGGAAAAGCGCACGGTGAAGTAGCCAAACATGTGAAAGAAGGGGTAAAGACCTCTTTTTTAGATAAAATTGCTGAAGAATATATCCGGGATAATAAAGCCATTCCATCCTTTAAAGGATACAATGGGTTCCCGGCTTCACTTTGTATTTCTGTGAATGAAGTAGTTGTTCATGGATTTCCAAGTCAATATCAATTGAAAGATGGCGATATAATCTCAATAGATTGTGGAGTCTTTCACCAAGGTTTTCATAGCGATTCCGCTTATACTTACCCTGTTGGTGAAGTTTCTCCCAAAACGATTGCACTTTTAAAAGCTACAAAGGAATCCCTTTATTTAGGGATAGAAAAAGCGGTTTTTGGTAACCGTGTAGGTGATATCGGTAATGCAATACAAAAATTTGTAGAGGCAAAAGGATATACTGTTGTTAGAGAATTAGTTGGTCATGGAGTTGGTAAGCAGCTGCACGAATCACCTGAAGTACCCAATTGGGGAAAAAGAGGTAGTGGCGCTAAGCTTAAAGCGGGGATGGTTATAGCAATAGAGCCAATGGTTAATCTAGGCACCCGTAATGTTGTTCAAGAACGAGATGGTTGGACCATCAGAACTGCTGATAGGAAGCCTTCTGCTCATTATGAACATACTGTTGCTATCCTAGAAGATAGAACTGAAATCTTAACAACACATCGTTTTATAGAAGAGAATTATAAATTTTAATTATGGCTAAACAAGCATCTATTGAACAGGACGGTACCATCGTAGAAGCATTGTCTAATGCAATGTTTAAGGTGGAACTTGAGAATGGTCACCAATTGATTGCACATATTTCCGGCAAGATGCGGATGAACTACATCAAAATTTTGCCCGGGGATAAAGTTAAGTTAGAAATGTCCCCTTATGATCTTACAAAAGGTAGAATTGTCTATCGATACAAGTAAGGTAGGGAGCGATTAAGGAGTATCAAATAGGAAAATTAGTATTGATATGAAAGTTAAAGCATCTATTAAGAAAAGAAGTGCTGACTGTAAAGTGATCCGACGAAAAGGGAAGCTTTATGTCATCAACAAAAAAAATCCGAAGTTTAAACAAAGACAAGGTTAAATACTATGGCTAGAATTGCAGGTGTCGATATACCGGACAATAAACGTGGTGTAATAGGCCTTACCTATATTTTTGGTATCGGCAGAAGTACGGCTAAAGCCATACTAGATAAAGCAGGTATTTCTTTAGACAAGAAAGCCGGAGAGTGGACAGATGATGAATCTACTGCTATCAGGAACATCATTTCTGAAGAATTCAAGACTGAAGGTGTACTTAAATCTGAAGTACAGTTGAGTATCAAGAGGTTGATGGACATTGGTTGTTACAGAGGTTTGAGACACAGAAAAGGACTTCCTGTTCGTGGTCAAAAAACCAAAAACAACGCTAGAACCAGAAAAGGTAAGAGAAAAACTGTTGCCAACAAGAAGAAAGCGACTAAATAAATCCTGACATAGATTATGGCTCAGAAAAGAAACGAAAAGACAAAGGCTAAGAAGCGGGTTGTTAAAGTTGAAGCTGTGGGACAGGCCCATATCAAAGCTTCTTTCAACAATATCATTATTTCCATCACCAACAATTCAGGACAAGTGATTTCTTGGGCTTCTGCTGGTAAGATGGGATTCAGGGGTTCTAAAAAGAACACTCCTTATGCTGCTCAAATGGCTGCTCAAAACTGTGGGCAGGTTGCGTATGACCTCGGTCTGAGAAAGATCGAAGTATTTGTAAAAGGTCCTGGAGCAGGTAGAGAATCTGCTATCAGAACCTTACAAAATGTAGGATTGGATGTAACTACCATTACTGATGTTACCCCACTACCTCACAACGGTTGTCGTCCTCCAAAACGCAGAAGAGTTTAATTTAAAGAAAATATAGCATGGCTAGATATAGAGGTCCAAAAGCAAAAATTGCCAGAAAATTTGGCGAGCCCATTGAAGGGCAAAGCAAAGTGCTTCAAAAGAAAAATTATCCTCCGGGAATGCATGGCAGAGGAAGACGTAAAAAACAGTCTGAATTTGCTATCCAATTGATGGAGAAACAAAAGGCTAAATACATCTATGGTGTATTGGAAAGACAATTTGCTAAAATGTTCGATATCGCTTCTAGGAAAAAAGGCGTTACCGGTGAAAATTTGTTGCAATTGTTGGAAGGCCGTTTGGATAACTCGGTTTATAGACTAGGAATTGCTCCAACTAGAAGAGGAGCACGTCAGTTGGTATCTCACAAACATATTCTTGTGAATGGTACCGTTGTAAATATTCCATCTTTTCAGTTGAAGCCAGGTG of the Cyclobacterium marinum DSM 745 genome contains:
- the rpsD gene encoding 30S ribosomal protein S4, with product MARYRGPKAKIARKFGEPIEGQSKVLQKKNYPPGMHGRGRRKKQSEFAIQLMEKQKAKYIYGVLERQFAKMFDIASRKKGVTGENLLQLLEGRLDNSVYRLGIAPTRRGARQLVSHKHILVNGTVVNIPSFQLKPGDVVAVREKSKSLEAITESLRGKGTTRFSWLEWDNTSLSGKFVSVPLREDIPENIKEQLIVELYSK